In Miscanthus floridulus cultivar M001 chromosome 19, ASM1932011v1, whole genome shotgun sequence, the DNA window CATATGAGCAGAAACTAGCATCTAAAATCCACAGAAGTAGGCGGTAGCCTCCACTCAAATAAAAAAAGATTAACCAAGCTAGAAATCTATACAGGAATAGAAGGATAGAACTACGGCCAACTTCAACTTGTTGTCATtctgcatttttttttctttctccatTTGTTTGTCGAGATATGGAACTGTGGAACTGCAGTGGTAAGCTCAAGCATGGTTTACACACTGCGTCCAACCTGAATGTTTATATAGCACAGAAAGCTATCATGTTATTAGTAGCCATACCTCTTATCCAGGAGAAGTTAACTGAAATTTAACTTAATCTGCATCCTCAAATTTGTAACAGTAGTAACAGTTATAGCACTATGGCAATAGATAATGTGACGGCCGATTGGCTGAACATGGTCTTACTTAGATAACCATTTTACTCATTTTTCATATTCGAAGACATCTTATGGCTCAAACTCTCTGCTACTCTCATATATTACTGAATGCTTACAGAAGAATGCGTCAGGAACTGGAAGTTCAAGTAACATCAGTATATAGTAACTTAGTTAACCAAATAAGTAAAGTAAAATAAAGGGTACTCCAGTAAACTGCAACGGCTGGGTTCTAATCGTCCGACGCACCCAACAACCAGCAGCCGTTACTATGCCACATCAACTACATTACGCACAAAGCGCCGGATTCCTGGTACCGCGCACGCGTCGTGCGCCAGCACAGCACCGAGGTGGCCAGAATCACCGGCGCGGCAGCACAGGTACTGGATAAGCGTGGTTTGGCCTAGGAAACACATACCAGCCTTGACGAGCGCGTCCCAGAGCTCCTCGGGGAGGATGCATCCGTTGTGCTCGACGTCGATGGCCTGGAAGATGCGGTAGAGCTCGAGCTCCTTGTCGTCCATGTAGCGCCTGAAGTCGTCGTAGCCGACGCGGCCGTCACGGTCGCGGTCGCAGGCGCGGAGCAGCTCCCTGGCGTACTTGCACTCGGCGGGCACCTGCAGCGCGGCGAGCCCCGCCTCGATCTGCGCGTAGTCGAGCTGCCCGCGGCCCGCGGTGTCGAAGAAGGCGAACATGTCCCGGATCcgcgcctcccgctcggcctccgtCTCGTGGAGCGCGAGCAGCACGTGCTCCATGGTCACGGGCCCCGCCTTCCGCACCGGCTCGCACCCCGCCGCTCCGGTCCCCGCGGCCGCCGCGGCAGCTACGGCGTGGGGCTGggacgcggacgcggacgcgcCGCCGCGGGGGCCCACCGCATGGGCCGCCCTGCCGGTCATGGCGCCGGCGGCGGGGCGttggcggaggagggcgcggtggtggtggtggggtggggGTGGTTTCGGCTcggggatggaatggaatgcagcGGAGCGGGGAGGGGAGGGAAAGGCGACGGGGGAAGAAGGGAAGGGAATATGCGTGGATGTGTGCGTGTCTGAGGCGTACGGCAACGTATTCAAGCCGGCGACGTATTCATTGCAGGAGTACGGGAATTTGTAATTGCATCGTTGAGACATTCAACATGTTTattttgtcgtaaacgatcgtaaattattTACTGTTTGTTTGTTTAGCTAGTTttgtatgagaaaaaaatactattttaacttataatccacgatcgtatatgatGGTATAAACCCAGCGAATAGGTTGATTATTGGCCATTGGGTACTTTTCGTCCGACTCATGTGATGATGACTACTCCTATAGTCCTATATGAGAAAATTTGATCCACCTCCAGGTTAACCTGTGATTTTTCAAATTCGAATCTCTCGATCAGTCGCTCAGGTTAATGCAGATGAAAACGATAACGTTTTTGCAAATGCGTATtccaatttaaaatttaaaatactTTCTTCTGGTTCTGGGTCTAGACGACGGTTGTTGTGCGCTGGGCTGGGCATAATGGGTCACCATTCCAACTTGGTGCGAGTTGGACAGAGACGGGGAGGCGTGGCGGTATGAATGCTCGAAACCAGTACGGTGCAGCACCACTCGTGTCGCGGATACTGATCGCGGTGGGACCGGTCGGTGGATTAAGCGCGTGATCGCGATTTCGGACGTCCAAATGGCGCGTGTGATCCACGTGGTTTGTTGCCCATTCCTAACAAACGCCGAACACGTATCCTAGACGTGTGTTTGATCATGATGCAATGAGGGACAAGGATCATATGGTTCGATCAATTTGCGGTCTTGTGTATTTGTGTTCCTACTGTGTAGCAATGTGTTGGGGCTCTTGCCCTGAAAAAAATCACATGAAGAAAGTATTAGAAAAATATTTAGTCGTAAGATTTGGAGATGCAGAAAGTATGCATAAGATCGTATCGATATATCTCTGCTGAACTAAAGCGTGCATCCACTTTTTCGTATATTTTttctatacatatatatacatataaacgAGGGAGAAATTGGTGGATACAGAGAACGGGGGAATAAACTGGAAGGAACCGGCTTGATGCAGAAGAAAAGGAAAGGACTCAAATGAGGAGGGCAGGAAAAGCTGAAAGCATCAACTGGTCCAAAGATGGTCACTGATCAAGTGATCAGCGCTCACCACATCATTTTCTCTCTACATTTCCATCAAAGACTGGACCAGCAAAAAAAGAAGTCAATGAATGGCATGACGCCCTCGCTGAAAAGCAAGGCTGAAaatgatttattgtgagagaaaaatattgtaccatagcTGATAAGTTAAAGCAAACAGGGAacaccgtacttctacctacctttGGAAATGCTTCTTGTAATCTCAGGATATTCTATGAATATAACTGCCACCATATTGTATAACCTTCTTTACCTTCTACCTACCTTTGGAAATGCTTCTTGTAATCTCAGGATATTCTATGAATATAACTGCCACCATATTGTATAACCTTCTTTACCTTCTACCACTACTCTTACTAGTGCAATCGTTCACAAAATATTCCAGTAAATTTTAATCAATCTAGTACCATCTATGGTAAATTTtccaaggaaaaaaaaaaggacaTTATCGTCTAGCATTTCAGCAAGCACATACCAGTTCACTGGGGCAAAGGAGCAAGGTTCAGAACTTCATATTTGCGAATGCACCTGAAGTAGCAAAAACTAGAAGTGAAAGAGTACTCAAGATTACAGGGCAAGCCTGAAGGCTTTTTCTCCAGCTCAAGGACAGGAAAAGGAGATGCAGTCTACGCTCGGATGAATTTGATGAACCGGCAGGTTTATTGACCAGCGTATAACCGACCAGAACCTTTAAAAACCTGTCTAGGATCCAACAAGTCAATCCTAGCCAATCAAGTCTGAATTTTGTGCGGCTCATGCGTCAGCCAACTCAAGTCGCATTCCCGGTCCTTCAGAAATTCAGCAGTCTAGTACTATAGTATGCGCTATGCACCATGCGAGGACAGGGAAATATTCAGACCTCGGACTAGCTGATCAACCAATTCAGCCTACAAACGTCATATGGTAACAATTCAGAAGATTTCTCTATGTAGTGAGAAAAGGAGGAAATTTCGATAGCGCCCCAAGCACAAGCGCCTGCGTGTCGGGGAAGAACTTCGCCCCCGGGAGCTCTGTCACCGTGCCCTCCTTCGTGACCGTGACTGGGTACCTGAGCAGGTGCCCAGGGAGGTCGGCGTCGAGGCTGTCGCTAGCGTAGAGGTCCCAGTACTTGTCAGCCATCTGGTTCACCCTCTGAACGCACTCCAGGCTGCCGGGGTTGAGGAAATCGTCGTGTAACATGCCGAGGTGCTCATACCACAGCGACATTCGGAAGCCGTGGACCTGACCTCGGGCGACCTGGCCTTTGGTGTTCAGGTGGCACGGCTGGTACGCGCCCATGGCAATCTCGGAGTCCCTGCCCCCATCCATTGAGCGCTGGTTGATGTTCGCAGATCCAACGATGATGTATTCGTCGTCGACTGGAACAGACAATGGCAGATTACAAGTTATAGATATTAAAATTGATCCACATGAAACTGTGTAGGAACTGATAAGACTAGGTGACTATATCAGACAGCAAGAATGGAACGCTGAAGATATGTATGGTTCTGAAACATAATTCTTTTTATTAAACAAATCCTGGTGCACAAATACTTctaccttaatgaaatgacacgcagctctcctgcgtagttCGGGAAAAAATAATCCTGATGCACAAATTTGAGCTGTCCTATGCAAGCCTTGTAATTACAGGAGTGTGTTACATGTTAGACAGATTTAACTTTAACCACATGAAACGTGTCTTGGTAGTGTAGGAACTGAACTAAGACTAGGTGTCAATTTCAGCAGTCTGTTTCTGACAGCAAGAACAGAACAATTTGATACCCGAATTTGAGTATTTCAAGCTGAAGTCTTGTCATAGCATGACATGAGTGTGTTGGAATTTGGAAAGTGTGTTAGAATTTGGAAAGGTGATTCTAAGATATTTACAAGAATGGAACATGAAAAATCTGAAATGTCCTACCGATGCCCTGAGGATGAAGGTGCAGATAATTTCATGCAACAAATTGAATTTGAACAGTATAAGAGTAAATCCGCGGTTCTAGCCTGAGTGTTGATCACATTAGGGGGCATACCTATCATCATCTTGGAGTGAACGTAGATCATGAAGCGCCGTGCATTCTGCGCCCGAGCATAGTCTGTCCCATCAAGTGGACGACCTGAAGGTTCATACTCACCACTCATCTGCACCTCCCTGTTCCCCAAGCAGAAGAATGTAAGGTAATCCCTCGGGTTCCTGTCGATCCTCTTTGCCTCAAGTGCAACAGAAATGTCATTGTACATCATGTCCATAGTCCTCCTCTGCCAGTCCAGTATGGCCTGAACCGATCCACCAGCAGGAGGGCCTTCTGGCCACATTGGCAGGACGACATAGACTGCAAAATGCTCACCAGCTTCAATTTTGCTCACAATCTTCAGTGAGAGTTCTCTTGGGATAAGATGCAGTGCTTCAATCTCCTCTGGCTTTATGCCATCGGCTTTCCACCCGAATGAGCTGCCAAGGAAGTACTGGTTCTCGATGTAGATGAAGTGTTTGGCACGGCGTATGGCGTGTATATAGGCGTCCTGGATGCTCCTGTCAAGGACATTATTCTTGCCACTGACAAGGCCAGATTGAGCTGCGGCCTCTGGGGTACTAGGGAAGCCATAGCACGCGCCGCCATCAATGGAGCGGAATAGCTGCACATTCCATGTCTCCTGGTCTTCCGGGAACATCACTGGCGACGGTGGTATGATCAGGTCTGCCATAGCTTTGAGGTCGACGAGGAGATCAATGCTGCCCCCTTGCTTCCTCCACCGCTGTTCAAAGTTGTAGAGCACGTCCCATGCGGCTGGGCCTTCAATCTTGGAGTGGATGTCGTGCCATGGCTCCCTCGGCCCACCGTTGTTGATGGACGCACCAGCGAGGTTGGGCTGGTGGAAATCCTTGTGGTGCGCTGTGTCTAGAGTCCGGAACAGGGAGTGAAACTGCGTGTCATAGCGGCCATCGCAGAGGTCGAGGCCGCCGACGAAGCTGAGGATGCGGCGGCGGTCACTGTGCCTCATCGGCATTTCGTGGTCGACCACGACGATCTTCTGGTGGTGCGTGATCATGTAGGCGATCTGCGCGCCCATGACGGCGCTGCTGCCGGCGTCGGGGTTGCGGGGGCAGAGGACGCAGTGGACGTCGCTGCCGCGGAAGTACTCCGCCGTCTCGGCGTCGTGCGTGCTCATGAACCCCCACTTCATCCCGAGGGACTCGACGGAGGTGCGGTCGTCCCACACCAGCATGAGCACCCGCACTCCTTCGCTCGCCTTGCGCTTCAGGAGCTCGCCGAGGGTGGCGTCGCCACCGGGGCGCGGCCGGTTGGCGTCCCTCAACAGCGTGATCTCAGTGTACACCGACCATCCGGTGATGTAGATGAGGTGGCGCGCGTTGCTGATGGCGTCGAACACGTCCTCCCAGCACCTGCCCGGATCGTAGAGGCGGCCTCCGGCGAGCGGGATCCTGGGCGCGAACGCGTCGGGCGTGTGCGCGTCCTGGTACAGCGTGACCCTGCAGCCGGGCCGCTGCGAGAAGAAGGTGTACGGCACGCCGGGGTACCGCGCGCCGCCGACGCCCCGGCCCCACCCGCGGCGGTCAGCGGCCACGTCCTGGAACCGCAGGCGCACGCGTATCTTGGGCCCGTGCGGGAGCCGCTTCTTGCTGGCGTCGAGGATGTCGAGCGACCGCTCGATCTCCTGGCCCGCGATGAGGTCCCGGATGGGGAGGTAGGCGCGGCCGATGAGCGTGGCGCCGATGGGCTGCGCTGCCTTGACGGAGAAGACGACGTCGGAGGCGAAGTGGGCGCAGTAGATGTGGAACGCCTCGTACCAGCGCGGGTTCACGGGGTCGCCGGTGATGACCCGCGTCCGGCCCACGCGCGCCCGGCCGAGGTCCACCGTCGCGTACAGCCGCGTGGAGCCCTGGCCGAGGCCGAGCGACTCCTCGAACCCCTCCACGAACTGCACGCGCGGCACGAATCAGACGAACAACAGATCTTGAATCCGAACGAAGCAAAGCAAGGAAGCTACCGCTAGCATTTCCGATGAAGAGAAGATAGAGTCGGCTGATTTTACCTTGCGGAAGATCCCGGGGGCGCCGCCGGTGGCGCGGGTGGGGTTGGTGAGGTGGTCGGCCTCCAGGATGGTCGCATCGAGAGTGCCGTGCAGCAGCCGGTGCGCCATGGCtgcacctccacctcctccacagtTCTCTTGTGCTGTTGTGCAAGACAACTTCACCTTCCCGCTTCCAGTTCCAGAACGGAGGaaacaataggtgggagatagaGACCTGTCACTCTATCAGCTTTCGTCAAAGGTGGACGCGCTCGCTGATGTGATGCCAACAAAAAAATCACCAAGCGTGGCAGGAAATTAAGGGAGAAATTAAGGGTG includes these proteins:
- the LOC136528274 gene encoding phospholipase D alpha 2, with protein sequence MAHRLLHGTLDATILEADHLTNPTRATGGAPGIFRKFVEGFEESLGLGQGSTRLYATVDLGRARVGRTRVITGDPVNPRWYEAFHIYCAHFASDVVFSVKAAQPIGATLIGRAYLPIRDLIAGQEIERSLDILDASKKRLPHGPKIRVRLRFQDVAADRRGWGRGVGGARYPGVPYTFFSQRPGCRVTLYQDAHTPDAFAPRIPLAGGRLYDPGRCWEDVFDAISNARHLIYITGWSVYTEITLLRDANRPRPGGDATLGELLKRKASEGVRVLMLVWDDRTSVESLGMKWGFMSTHDAETAEYFRGSDVHCVLCPRNPDAGSSAVMGAQIAYMITHHQKIVVVDHEMPMRHSDRRRILSFVGGLDLCDGRYDTQFHSLFRTLDTAHHKDFHQPNLAGASINNGGPREPWHDIHSKIEGPAAWDVLYNFEQRWRKQGGSIDLLVDLKAMADLIIPPSPVMFPEDQETWNVQLFRSIDGGACYGFPSTPEAAAQSGLVSGKNNVLDRSIQDAYIHAIRRAKHFIYIENQYFLGSSFGWKADGIKPEEIEALHLIPRELSLKIVSKIEAGEHFAVYVVLPMWPEGPPAGGSVQAILDWQRRTMDMMYNDISVALEAKRIDRNPRDYLTFFCLGNREVQMSGEYEPSGRPLDGTDYARAQNARRFMIYVHSKMMIVDDEYIIVGSANINQRSMDGGRDSEIAMGAYQPCHLNTKGQVARGQVHGFRMSLWYEHLGMLHDDFLNPGSLECVQRVNQMADKYWDLYASDSLDADLPGHLLRYPVTVTKEGTVTELPGAKFFPDTQALVLGALSKFPPFLTT